One Ignavibacterium sp. DNA segment encodes these proteins:
- the flgL gene encoding flagellar hook-associated protein FlgL, which translates to MRISDLIISNNYIGNTNKIKERMSILNKQIVTGKKISRPSDSPVSTSRLMRISDQSGQLDAYKNNIKTSLAFMDETIFAMESIQSEVMNIVGKLTDLQNPINQNNLELYADMIDKSLNIILETANTKSDGKYVFGGTDYSDKPFSISADNQSYQTNTDTSGKINVRFSQSVVHNINLSGLELFGTKISNNGFFDRTAAVGSTTNSSLTIYDNLGNQYSLNTTYQKTADNTYQFTYDILDGTGTTVFSAPPAARELVFNPLNGNLVSMDGSTSNLSFEVNIPANKIQFTMDFKSLSESNSATSVSLSANQPTDIFNTLKQISDSLRNGVVPDNNMIASVEGFNSRLTSLQSEVGNRINQISTIENMLTQQSFNLQELAQKEDGVDIARALVDLQNQNYLLQVTQKLGAMILPNTLLDYL; encoded by the coding sequence ATGCGTATCAGTGATTTAATTATTTCCAATAACTACATAGGAAATACAAATAAAATAAAAGAAAGAATGTCAATTCTTAACAAACAGATTGTAACAGGCAAAAAGATAAGCAGACCTTCCGACTCGCCTGTAAGCACTTCAAGACTTATGAGAATTTCAGACCAGTCAGGTCAGCTTGATGCTTATAAAAACAATATAAAAACCAGTTTAGCATTTATGGATGAAACAATTTTTGCAATGGAGTCTATACAGTCAGAAGTTATGAATATTGTTGGGAAGCTTACTGATTTGCAAAATCCCATCAATCAGAATAATCTGGAGCTTTATGCGGATATGATTGATAAATCATTAAATATAATTCTTGAAACAGCTAACACAAAATCTGATGGAAAATATGTTTTTGGAGGAACAGATTACTCTGATAAACCATTTAGTATTTCGGCTGATAATCAATCTTATCAGACTAATACAGATACAAGCGGCAAGATAAATGTCAGATTTTCTCAGAGTGTAGTACACAATATTAATCTATCAGGATTAGAACTTTTCGGAACCAAAATTTCCAACAACGGATTTTTCGATAGAACTGCTGCTGTTGGCAGTACAACAAACTCTTCATTAACGATTTATGATAATCTTGGTAATCAGTATTCATTAAATACTACTTATCAAAAAACAGCGGATAATACATATCAGTTTACTTATGATATATTGGATGGAACCGGAACAACAGTATTTTCAGCACCGCCGGCAGCCAGAGAACTTGTATTCAATCCACTCAATGGAAATCTAGTTTCTATGGATGGCTCAACATCTAATCTCAGTTTTGAAGTAAATATACCTGCAAACAAAATTCAGTTTACTATGGATTTTAAATCTTTATCAGAAAGCAATTCTGCAACTTCAGTAAGTTTAAGCGCTAACCAGCCAACTGATATTTTTAATACACTTAAGCAAATAAGTGACAGTTTAAGAAATGGTGTTGTACCGGATAATAATATGATCGCTTCTGTAGAAGGTTTTAATTCAAGATTAACATCTTTACAATCAGAAGTAGGAAACAGGATTAATCAGATATCAACAATTGAAAATATGCTTACACAACAAAGTTTTAATTTGCAGGAACTTGCTCAAAAGGAAGATGGTGTTGATATAGCCAGAGCACTGGTTGATTTGCAGAACCAAAATTACTTGCTTCAGGTAACACAAAAACTTGGAGCAATGATTTTACCTAATACCTTGCTGGATTACTTATGA
- a CDS encoding MotA/TolQ/ExbB proton channel family protein, which yields MIKKFGTINGFILGVLSIFGAFLLEGGSVNALFLIPPIIIVFGGTFAAVIIGFGFENFKNMFRLIKLAYFPQKFEPKRIINHIVQFSYKARKDGLLSLDRDINKVEFFFCKKLLRNAVDGTDPDSLLDMAELEIKAVQERHYSNIFIFTKMGGYAPTMGILGTVMGLIMALSHAGADPNSLIKSIATAFIATLWGVFSANLIWLPIADKLKKCHQEEKQMMELSLQGVLALQSGDIPAMVKARLISMLPQKDQESMFPQREFGKILR from the coding sequence ATGATAAAAAAGTTCGGAACAATAAATGGTTTTATCTTAGGTGTATTATCAATTTTTGGTGCATTCCTGCTTGAAGGCGGATCAGTTAATGCTTTGTTTTTAATTCCGCCGATTATAATAGTATTTGGTGGAACATTTGCTGCAGTTATCATTGGTTTTGGATTTGAAAATTTTAAGAATATGTTCAGACTCATTAAACTAGCATACTTTCCACAAAAGTTTGAACCTAAAAGGATTATTAATCATATAGTTCAGTTTTCGTATAAGGCACGAAAAGATGGTTTACTATCTTTGGACAGAGATATAAATAAAGTTGAGTTTTTCTTTTGTAAGAAATTACTGCGTAATGCTGTTGATGGTACAGATCCGGATTCATTATTGGATATGGCTGAGCTTGAAATAAAAGCGGTTCAGGAAAGACATTACTCTAATATATTTATTTTTACAAAAATGGGCGGTTATGCCCCAACGATGGGAATACTTGGTACGGTTATGGGTTTGATAATGGCTCTTTCTCATGCTGGTGCCGATCCCAATTCTTTAATTAAAAGTATTGCTACTGCATTCATCGCAACGCTATGGGGTGTATTTAGTGCAAACTTAATTTGGTTACCAATTGCAGATAAACTTAAAAAATGTCATCAAGAAGAGAAACAAATGATGGAACTTTCTTTACAAGGAGTCTTGGCATTACAGAGTGGAGACATCCCGGCAATGGTCAAAGCAAGACTAATAAGCATGCTGCCGCAAAAAGATCAAGAGAGCATGTTTCCGCAAAGAGAGTTCGGAAAAATTTTAAGATAG
- a CDS encoding OmpA family protein: MTEWRHPGNGQSKTNKHAAAKRSREHVSAKRVRKNFKIDEFEESPFSESGEKDRYLITYADLITLLLGLFILLYTASNLDVQKYEKMVNAIGNVFGGEHKTIKIFPEKELPVTTPLTSLKSEIANLIEKNNYSSSIKLEENSRGVTIHILEDIVFPSGSAELKKSSKIVLQQLAAIIRRLPNDIRIEGHTDNVPINTPQFPSNWHLSVSRALNTAYYLMTEQGLDPEKLSIVGYSEYKPLESNQTSDGKAANRRVDIVIIK, translated from the coding sequence ATTACAGAGTGGAGACATCCCGGCAATGGTCAAAGCAAGACTAATAAGCATGCTGCCGCAAAAAGATCAAGAGAGCATGTTTCCGCAAAGAGAGTTCGGAAAAATTTTAAGATAGATGAGTTTGAAGAATCACCTTTTAGCGAGAGTGGTGAAAAAGACCGTTATCTTATTACCTATGCAGATTTGATTACTTTACTGCTTGGGCTGTTTATATTATTATATACGGCTTCAAATCTGGACGTGCAAAAGTATGAAAAAATGGTTAATGCTATCGGTAATGTTTTTGGTGGTGAACATAAAACAATAAAGATTTTTCCCGAGAAAGAATTACCGGTTACAACTCCTTTGACGAGTCTTAAGTCCGAAATTGCTAACTTGATTGAAAAAAATAATTATTCCAGTTCAATTAAGCTGGAAGAAAATTCCAGAGGCGTAACAATTCATATTCTGGAAGATATTGTGTTTCCATCCGGCAGCGCAGAACTTAAAAAAAGTTCAAAAATCGTATTGCAGCAATTAGCCGCAATTATTAGAAGACTTCCGAATGATATAAGAATAGAAGGACATACTGATAATGTACCGATTAACACACCTCAATTTCCGTCTAATTGGCATTTATCAGTCTCCCGTGCATTAAATACGGCTTACTATTTGATGACAGAACAAGGTTTGGACCCTGAAAAACTTTCGATTGTCGGTTACTCAGAATACAAACCGTTAGAATCAAATCAAACATCGGATGGTAAAGCTGCAAACAGAAGAGTAGATATAGTAATAATTAAATAG
- the fliW gene encoding flagellar assembly protein FliW, which yields MKIKTQQFGDIEFNEELIIYFAEGLFGFEHLHKYLLIKTDEELFYWLTSVEQPEISFPMIGIRVIDEHYPSVENNEAFGIVILNRNPKDVKVNLKAPVYINQDSKSGFQKIIDSDKYPIDYNLFIEEK from the coding sequence ATGAAAATTAAAACACAGCAATTTGGCGATATCGAGTTTAATGAAGAACTTATAATTTATTTTGCCGAAGGACTTTTTGGTTTTGAACATCTCCACAAATATTTGCTGATCAAAACAGATGAAGAACTTTTTTATTGGCTTACTTCTGTTGAGCAGCCGGAAATTTCTTTTCCGATGATAGGGATCAGAGTTATTGACGAACATTATCCCTCAGTTGAAAATAATGAGGCTTTTGGCATCGTTATTCTTAACCGGAATCCAAAAGATGTTAAGGTAAATCTTAAAGCACCGGTATATATTAATCAGGACTCTAAGAGCGGGTTTCAGAAAATTATCGATAGTGATAAATATCCTATCGATTACAATCTTTTTATCGAAGAAAAATAA
- the csrA gene encoding carbon storage regulator CsrA has product MLILTRKLNEEIKIGSGITVKIISISDNTVKIGIDAPQNIQIVRTELYDKVKESSLQAAKSIKEKPAGYTKLKIKKID; this is encoded by the coding sequence ATGCTAATACTAACTAGAAAACTTAATGAAGAAATTAAAATTGGCAGCGGTATTACTGTAAAGATTATTTCAATTTCAGATAACACTGTTAAAATCGGTATTGATGCTCCGCAAAATATTCAGATTGTCAGAACTGAATTGTACGATAAGGTTAAGGAAAGCTCGCTGCAAGCTGCTAAATCAATTAAAGAAAAGCCAGCGGGATACACTAAACTTAAAATTAAAAAAATCGACTAA
- a CDS encoding response regulator, producing the protein MKSKLPFILIIDDSDVTRASLTRVFDEYNCQTESCEDGLFGIQKALEKRPDVMILDILMPNLDGIKTLQIKKVIDDLKDIPVLILSGNINKSNMFAVMENGADKVLIKPFNVDELVGAVNELLGYKLEQKISADYQSIDFKDDVVSELQKIFINSFVSQKKIIVDSVNRRDKNKLRVVCHQIKGVGKTVGLPEVTDICRNLEFNLTSDKVDWNFIIKQCEKMFSLIPKTQMELKGED; encoded by the coding sequence ATGAAATCTAAATTACCCTTTATATTGATAATTGATGATTCTGATGTTACACGAGCATCATTAACCAGAGTCTTTGATGAATACAATTGTCAGACTGAAAGCTGTGAAGATGGTTTATTTGGAATTCAGAAAGCCCTTGAAAAAAGACCAGATGTGATGATTCTTGATATTCTTATGCCAAACCTTGATGGAATAAAAACTTTGCAGATAAAAAAAGTGATTGATGATCTTAAAGATATTCCTGTTTTAATACTTAGCGGTAACATAAATAAAAGTAATATGTTTGCTGTAATGGAAAATGGTGCAGACAAAGTTCTGATTAAACCGTTTAATGTTGATGAGCTTGTTGGTGCAGTTAACGAATTGCTTGGTTATAAACTTGAGCAGAAAATCAGTGCTGATTATCAGTCAATTGATTTTAAGGATGATGTTGTTTCTGAACTTCAGAAGATTTTTATTAATTCATTTGTTTCACAGAAAAAAATTATTGTGGATAGTGTAAACCGAAGAGATAAAAATAAACTGAGAGTTGTTTGTCATCAAATAAAAGGAGTTGGAAAAACTGTAGGATTGCCCGAGGTAACCGATATTTGCAGAAATCTTGAGTTTAATCTTACTTCTGATAAAGTTGATTGGAACTTTATTATTAAGCAATGCGAAAAAATGTTTTCTCTGATACCTAAAACTCAAATGGAATTAAAAGGGGAGGATTAA
- the motA gene encoding flagellar motor stator protein MotA, whose amino-acid sequence MFVIVGVIVVTAAVIGGFVLAGGDVILLIQPAEYVVIIGAAIGSLLISAPVGVIKKIIKTIPSIFKSHAYSKEDYLELLKAFNDLFLLAQREGLLAIEKHVELPEESDILSKNKKFINNDLAKTFFCDTMKVMLSGGVPPHELENLIDAEIETLEAETKPAINAITKMSDAFPGLGIVAAVLGIIVTMGSIDAGAVAVGHHVAAALVGTFLGVLLAYGFVGPLATNMEVALEEKMRYLETIKTCVVAYAKGNPPIIAVEIARRTIFTDERPTFSELENYMRGKTE is encoded by the coding sequence ATGTTTGTAATTGTAGGTGTAATTGTTGTTACTGCTGCCGTAATAGGAGGTTTTGTACTTGCAGGTGGAGATGTGATCCTTTTAATTCAACCGGCAGAATATGTTGTTATTATCGGAGCTGCTATTGGTAGTTTATTAATTTCTGCCCCTGTTGGTGTTATCAAAAAAATTATTAAAACAATTCCAAGCATTTTTAAATCTCATGCTTATTCAAAAGAAGATTATCTTGAATTGCTTAAAGCTTTTAACGATCTTTTTTTACTTGCACAAAGAGAAGGACTTCTTGCAATTGAAAAGCATGTTGAATTGCCTGAAGAAAGCGATATTCTTTCTAAGAATAAAAAGTTTATAAATAACGATCTTGCAAAAACTTTTTTCTGTGATACAATGAAAGTTATGCTTTCTGGTGGTGTACCGCCCCACGAACTGGAAAATTTAATCGATGCTGAAATTGAAACTCTTGAAGCTGAAACTAAACCGGCAATTAATGCAATAACAAAAATGAGTGATGCGTTTCCTGGTCTTGGTATTGTTGCAGCAGTTTTAGGTATTATTGTTACAATGGGCTCAATTGATGCTGGTGCAGTTGCAGTCGGACATCATGTAGCGGCTGCTTTAGTTGGAACATTTCTCGGTGTTCTTTTAGCTTATGGATTTGTAGGACCATTAGCAACAAATATGGAAGTAGCGCTTGAAGAAAAGATGAGATATCTTGAAACTATTAAAACCTGTGTTGTTGCCTATGCAAAAGGTAATCCTCCAATTATTGCAGTAGAAATTGCCAGAAGAACTATATTTACAGATGAAAGACCGACTTTTAGTGAACTTGAAAATTATATGCGAGGAAAAACTGAATAG
- a CDS encoding flagellar motor protein MotB gives MLGDKENIIVVKKINKHKGHHGGAWKVAYADFVTAMMALFIVLWVLGQSEEVIKNVAGYFKDPIAFSDKMKGISIIEGGVFELPSDKAKEIIDKVKQREQEIERLNAMKDSIISNLSSNSDFAYLMDQIKIEIANEGLRIEMIESNDAVFFEIGTSELREDAKKLLYELSKNLKAIPNKLIIEGHTDARPYPNDGRGYTNFELSVDRANSARRVIVASGLDPVRIDEIRGYADTRLLDKKDPFNLVNRRISIIIKFATEAPQ, from the coding sequence ATGCTCGGGGATAAAGAAAATATTATTGTTGTTAAAAAGATAAATAAACACAAAGGGCATCACGGCGGTGCCTGGAAAGTTGCCTATGCTGATTTTGTTACTGCAATGATGGCTTTGTTTATTGTACTTTGGGTTTTAGGACAAAGTGAAGAAGTTATAAAAAATGTAGCTGGATACTTTAAAGATCCTATTGCATTTTCTGATAAAATGAAGGGGATATCTATTATTGAAGGCGGAGTATTTGAATTGCCTTCAGACAAAGCGAAAGAAATAATAGACAAAGTAAAACAAAGGGAACAGGAAATCGAAAGATTGAATGCAATGAAAGATTCAATAATCAGCAATTTATCTTCTAACAGTGATTTTGCTTATCTGATGGATCAGATTAAAATAGAAATTGCAAATGAAGGATTAAGAATTGAAATGATAGAATCCAACGATGCTGTTTTTTTTGAAATAGGGACATCAGAACTCAGAGAGGATGCTAAAAAACTTCTTTATGAATTAAGTAAGAATCTTAAAGCGATACCCAACAAACTGATAATTGAAGGTCATACTGATGCCAGACCTTATCCAAATGATGGAAGAGGCTATACTAATTTTGAATTAAGTGTTGATCGTGCAAATTCTGCAAGAAGAGTAATCGTTGCAAGCGGGCTGGACCCGGTACGTATTGATGAGATAAGAGGATATGCCGATACAAGATTACTTGATAAAAAAGATCCTTTTAATCTGGTTAACAGACGAATAAGTATAATTATTAAATTTGCTACCGAGGCACCACAATGA
- a CDS encoding response regulator: protein MKRIIIVEDDRITQQFYSMFFNKNGFNVTVTDDGDKILDTLSNEEVGLILMDINLSNTYLNGVKTDGIKLAQIIKSNEEFKNIPVVLVTAYSLSSQTNKLLNETKAADIITKPILDYNKFLNKINTLITN, encoded by the coding sequence ATGAAAAGAATAATCATTGTTGAAGATGACAGAATAACCCAGCAGTTTTATTCAATGTTTTTTAATAAGAATGGTTTTAATGTAACTGTTACTGATGACGGAGATAAAATATTAGATACTTTATCAAATGAAGAAGTCGGATTAATTTTGATGGATATAAATCTAAGTAATACTTATCTTAACGGTGTAAAAACTGATGGAATTAAACTTGCACAGATTATTAAATCTAATGAAGAATTTAAGAATATACCGGTTGTTTTAGTTACTGCATATTCATTATCAAGTCAAACTAATAAATTGCTGAACGAAACCAAAGCAGCTGATATAATAACAAAACCTATTTTAGATTATAACAAATTTTTAAATAAAATTAATACTTTAATTACAAATTGA
- a CDS encoding response regulator, with product MTEKEKDKILVVEDERDTRYILEKLLTKNNFEVLTANNGQEALVALESFHPKVILADWTMPVMDGLELCNQIKGNENYKLIYYIILTARTSLRDRVTGLDVGADDFLMKPIENQELIARIKSGIRIFNLQRELKSIEHTKAIIELACTIGHKINNPLSSLKLAVNDLKENLSDKATEQTEEDFQIIQQAMERIQTFVQQLTKLENPEIIDYTDQSKMIKFD from the coding sequence TTGACTGAAAAAGAAAAAGATAAAATACTTGTTGTAGAAGATGAACGCGATACAAGATATATTCTTGAAAAACTGCTTACTAAAAATAACTTTGAAGTTCTTACAGCTAATAATGGACAGGAAGCTCTGGTTGCATTAGAATCCTTTCACCCAAAAGTTATACTTGCTGACTGGACTATGCCGGTTATGGATGGACTTGAGCTTTGTAATCAGATTAAAGGTAATGAAAATTATAAACTTATCTATTACATTATTTTAACTGCAAGAACTTCTTTAAGAGATAGAGTAACCGGACTTGATGTAGGAGCAGATGACTTTTTAATGAAGCCTATTGAAAATCAGGAGCTTATTGCAAGAATTAAATCTGGTATTAGAATATTCAATCTTCAAAGAGAACTTAAATCCATTGAGCACACAAAAGCAATAATAGAGCTTGCCTGCACTATCGGACATAAAATAAACAATCCTCTAAGCAGTCTGAAACTTGCGGTAAATGATCTGAAAGAAAATTTATCAGATAAAGCCACAGAACAAACAGAAGAAGATTTTCAGATTATCCAGCAGGCAATGGAAAGAATACAAACATTTGTTCAGCAGCTTACCAAGTTAGAAAATCCCGAAATAATAGATTACACTGATCAAAGTAAAATGATCAAGTTTGATTGA